The following proteins are co-located in the Solanum pennellii chromosome 1, SPENNV200 genome:
- the LOC107012111 gene encoding bax inhibitor 1-like: protein MKFSDMKLQAMNAVRAYFVRNWTVEDLMNNGEMTQHAYASLKTVYLTLSFAMWRFTSGSFSHWIWEAGGRFTVLCAVASLLCLYLISPLRVRTRVLLLMIAAFSIGASIGIFTKYFFEIDQVLVVCLLAPPTLGIGFIWSESLLARDRSEIYLACMFYSWAVMFSTFVATKSEYIDSQTAHWMLKVCIVFALFMGYVVVYSQEILYDARFGEINFVNRTLTVFFRLPGIVVHAARLCLTA from the exons ATGAAGTTCTCAGATATGAAACTCCAGGCCATGAATGCTGTGAGAGCTTACTTCGTAAGGAATTGGACAGTAGAAGACCTGATGAATAATGGAGAAATGACCCAGCACGCTTACGCAAGCTTGAAGACG GTATATCTTACTCTCTCCTTTGCCATGTGGCGCTTTACTTCTGGATCCTTCTCTCACTGGATATGGGAAGCGGGAGGGCGGTTCACAGTCCTTTGTGCTGTAGCAAGTTTACTCTGTCTTTACTTGATATCACCATTGAGAGTG AGGACGAGGGTCTTACTCTTGATGATTGCTGCCTTTTCCATTGGTGCTTCTATTGGCATTTTTACCAAATATTTCTTTGAAATAGATCAAGT CCTTGTTGTCTGCCTTTTGGCACCTCCAACACTTGGCATTGGATTTATCTGGTCTGAATCCTTGTTAGCGAGGGATAGGAGTGAAATCTACCTGGCCTGCATGTTCTATTCTTGGGCTGTAATGTTCTCCACCTTTGTTGCTACTAAATCAGAATACATTGACAGTCAGACAGCTCATTGGATGTTAAAG GTATGCATTGTGTTTGCATTGTTCATGGGATACGTTGTGGTATATAGCCAAGAGATATTGTATGATGCTCGCTTTGGAGAAATTAACTTTGTCAATCGCACACTCACCGTCTTCTTCCGTTTACCGGGTATAGTGGTCCATGCTGCAAGACTATGCCTGACTGCATAA
- the LOC107031541 gene encoding bax inhibitor 1-like, which yields MKFTNMKLQARKAVRAYFVRNWTIEDLMNNDEIPEHACASLRTVYLTLLCALWSFSFGSFLQLIWEAGGRFTVLSSVASLPCLYFISPLRVRTRVSLLMFAACNMGASFGLYIEYLFGMNQILVVSLYAGPTLAIGTFWIESLLSRERREIYINCLTYPFSLMLATYVVRTFEVINIHVAHWMLKVCVVLALFLGYVVVYSQEILYDANFREINFVNRTLTIFFHLPGIVVHAARLCVGANIEQHRQN from the exons ATGAAGTTCACAAATATGAAACTCCAGGCAAGGAAGGCTGTGAGAGCTTACTTCGTAAGGAATTGGACAATAGAAGACCTGATGAATAATGATGAAATTCCCGAGCACGCTTGCGCAAGCTTGAGGACG GTGTATCTTACTCTCTTATGTGCCTTGTGGAGCTTTTCTTTTGGATCTTTCTTGCAATTGATCTGGGAAGCGGGAGGGCGATTCACAGTCCTTTCTTCTGTAGCAAGTTTACCCTGTCTGTACTTTATATCACCATTGAGAGTG AGGACGAGGGTCTCACTCTTGATGTTTGCAGCCTGTAACATGGGTGCTTCTTTTGGCCTTTATATCGAATATCTCTTCGGAATGAATCAAAT CCTTGTTGTCAGCCTTTATGCAGGTCCAACACTTGCCATTGGAACTTTCTGGATTGAATCCTTGTTATCGAGGGAAAGGAGAGAAATCTATATCAACTGCCTGACTTATCCTTTTAGTCTAATGCTTGCCACCTATGTTGTTAGAACTTTCGAAGTCATTAACATACACGTAGCTCATTGGATGTTAAAG GTATGCGTTGTGCTTGCATTGTTCTTGGGGTATGTTGTGGTATATAGCCAAGAGATACTGTATGATGCTAACTTTAGAGAAATCAACTTTGTCAATCGCACACTCACCATCTTCTTCCATTTACCGGGTATAGTGGTCCATGCTGCAAGACTATGCGTGGGTGCAAATATTGAGCAACACCGACAGAATTAA
- the LOC107031816 gene encoding bax inhibitor 1-like yields MKFSDMKVVAKNAVRAYFVRSWSIEDLMNNGEIPQHAYKSLKKVYLTLFFAMWSFTFGSFLHWTRGAGGQFTVLCSVASLLCLYFISPLRVRTRVLLLMIAAFSIGASIGIFIKYFVDIDHGLVYTLLAPPTFAIGFLWFGSMFTRERSDIYLGCVYYCWALCFSTFVVSNADYIGSRAAHFMYKVCIVLALFLGYIVVYTQEILYDAHFGEINFVNRTLTIVFRLPGIVVHAARLCLIQCIIEQHR; encoded by the exons ATGAAATTCTCAGATATGAAAGTTGTGGCCAAAAATGCTGTGAGAGCTTACTTCGTAAGGAGTTGGTCAATAGAAGACCTGATGAATAATGGAGAAATTCCCCAGCACGCTTACAAAAGCTTGAAGAAG GTATATCTTACTCTCTTCTTTGCCATGTGGAGCTTTACTTTTGGATCTTTCTTGCACTGGACCCGGGGAGCGGGAGGGCAGTTCACAGTCCTTTGTTCTGTAGCAAGTTTACTCTGTCTTTACTTTATATCACCATTGAGAGTG AGGACGAGGGTCTTACTCTTGATGATTGCTGCCTTTTCCATCGGTGCTTCTATTGgcatttttatcaaatatttcgTCGATATAGATCATGG CCTTGTTTACACCCTTTTGGCACCTCCAACATTTGCCATTGGATTTCTGTGGTTTGGATCGATGTTTACGAGGGAAAGGAGTGATATCTACTTGGGCTGCGTGTATTATTGTTGGGCTCTATGTTTCTCCACCTTTGTTGTTAGTAATGCAGACTACATTGGCAGCCGGGCAGCTCATTTTATGTATAAG GTATGCATTGTGCTTGCTTTGTTCTTGGGGTACATTGTGGTATATACCCAAGAGATATTGTATGATGCTCACTTTGGAGAAATTAACTTTGTCAATCGCACACTCACCATCGTCTTCCGTTTACCGGGTATAGTGGTCCATGCTGCAAGACTATGCCTAATTCAGTGCATAATTGAGCAACACAGATAG